The genomic window CCGTCTGGTGCACCAGATCGCCGAGGCTGCCATCGCCGTCGCTGCCGCGGTGACGGAAGAACGCGATATCGGGGCCGCGAACAATCGCCAGCGCCGCCTCGCCCGGCGTCACGTGCACGAGCAGCCAGTCGCCCTGCAGCGTCGTGTCGCCGGCAAGCGCCGCGTTGAGCACGTTGAAGGTCGCCAGATCGACCAGTCCCGCCGTCGCGCCCGACGCCTGACAGGCGGCCTCGTATTCGCCGATCAGATCGCGCCGCGCCTGCACCACGACGAATTCCTGTCCCTCGGCCGTTTCGAGGCCCCTGCTGTACGAAATCTGCGACTCTTCGAGTCGGAATGGCGCGGCCTTCTTGATCTGGAACCTGATCAACTCGTCCAGGTCGGATGACCGCGCCGGGATCTGCTGGAACTTGACGAACGACACTTTGGCCACACCGTCCGGAAGCGCCAGTGCGATACGCCTCGGTGTATGCCCGAGTCGCTCCCAGACGCGCGCCAGCGCCTGCGTGAGCGCCTCGGGTCGGAGAACGTTCGAGGCGTTCAACGAGGGCACCACGACGCCTGCGGCCAGCGGCTCCACCGCGTACCTGGACACGCGAAGACCAGCCGCCCGGCCGCCGGACACCTCGACGGCCGCCACGTGGCGAGGCGTGATCTCAACGGCCACCGCTGGGGGTGGCGTGCGCAGCAGGCGTGTCAGTTTCATTCGACGAACGTCACCTTGTTGATCTCGCGCAGCGTCGTGACGCCTCGCAACACCGCCTCGACGGCGCTCTCCCGCAGGAAACGCATCCCCTCGTCCCGGGCTTGCTTCTTGATCTCCGACGTGGGCTTGCGCTCCAGAATCATCTCTCGAATCCGGTCCGACAGATCAAGAAGTTCGCAGATGGCCGTGCGCCCCTTGTACCCGGTTCCGCCGCATTCGACGCATCCGGCGCCCTCATAGAACACCCGCGACTGCAGCAGAGCCGAGTCCAACCCCGATTCGTCGAGCATCAGCCGCGAGATCGTGGCCGGCCGCCGGCACTGTGTGCAGATGCACCGCACCAGCCGCTGGGCCAGCACGCAGTTGAGGGCCGACACGAACTGGTACGGTTCGACACCCATGTTCAGGAAGCGGCCGAGCACGTCCAGCACGTTGTTGGCGTGGACCGTGGTGAACACCAGGTGGCCCGTCAGCGCGGATTGAATCGCGATCTGCGCCGTTTCCGGGTCGCGAATTTCGCCCACCATGATCTTGTCGGGATCGTGCCGCAGGATCGATCTGAGGCCCCGGGCGAAGGTGAGCCCCTTCTTCTCGTTGATCGGAATCTGCGTGATGCCGGTCAACTGGTACTCGACCGGATCCTCGATCGTGATGATCTTGTCTTCGGAGGACTTGATCTCGGAGAGCGCCGCATAGAGCGTCGTCGTCTTCCCGCTGCCGGTGGGCCCGGTGACGAGCACCATGCCGTAGGGTTCGGCGATGTACTTCCGGAAGCGCCTCAGTTCGTCCTCCGGAAAGCCCAGGATGTCCAGCCGGAGCTCGCTGAACTGCTCGCTCAGCGACTCCTTGTCGAGAATGCGAATGACCGCGTCTTCGCCGTGCACGCTGGGCATGATCGACACGCGGAAATCGATCGTCTTGCCCGGCAGACGCAGCCTGAACCGGCCATCCTGCGGCACCCGCTTCTCCGCGATGTCGAGCTCGGCCATGACCTTGATGCGCGAGATGATGGCACTGTGATGCTGTTTGGCAATCGGCCGGAATGCCGACTGCAGCACGCCATCAATCCGGTACTTCACGCTCACCGCATCGTCTTGCGTCTCGATGTGGATGTCGGACGCCCGGCGCTGGATCGCGGTGAAAATCGTCGAGTCCACCAGCCGGATCATCGGGTTGATGTCGCTTGTCAGCCTCTCCACCGTGAGGTTCTCGTCGCCGGAGTCGTCGTCTTTCAGCAACTGAATCTGAAAGCCCTCCGTCGCCTCATCGAGCACACGCTGGGAACTCTCGCTCTTCTGGAGAATCGATTCGATCGCGGACCGCGTGCCGACCATCACACGGAGGGGGGTCGACAACACGACTTCGAGTTCGTCGATCACCGCGAGGTCGCTCGGGTCGGCGACCACAATCGCGAGGGCGCGGCCGTCGCGGCGATACGGCACGAAGTGGTACCGCAGCATCAGATCGGCCGGGATCGATCGAAACAAATCGTGGTCGATTCGGAAGTGCTCGAGATCGACAAAATCCAGCCGGTACCGATCCGCCAGACGATGCGCCAGCGCGAGATCGGCAGCAGGATCGCCGGCGGCGTCCGGCACGCGATCGGCGTACAGCTCGCTCGGCGGGGTGGGCGGCGTGGTTGGACCAGACGCGTTCACGGACAGGATGCTCCCTCTTGCCGCGATTACCGTGTGCCGACGACGGAACTCAGCTGGAACAGCGGCATGTACAGCGCGAGCAACAGGCTCGCAATCACCAGGCCCATGATGACGAGGAGCATGGGCTCAATCAGGGCGACAAACCGCCCCAGTTCGGTCTCGATTTCTTCGTCGTAGAAATCCGCCACGCTCGTGAGCATGTCCTCCAGCGCGCCGGTGGCCTCTCCCACCTCGGCCATCTTGATCGCCACCGGCGGAAAGACGCCCCGCGCGGCCAGGGCGCTTGCAAACGGTTCGCCTTCCCGGACGCGAGCGCCCACCAGGCGCATCTGCTCCGAGAGATGCTGGTTGCCGCCCGACCGTGCGGCGATATCGATGGCCGTCACGAGCGGCAGCCCGCCGCCGAGCAGCGTGGCCAGCGTCCGGGTCAACTGCGAGGTCGCAAATCGCTGCACCGTCGATCCGATCCAGGGCACCCTGAGCACCGCGCGATCGAAGCGGGCGCGCTGGTGCTGCCGCCCGATCCAGTTCCAGGCGCCCGCGCCCCCCCCCAACACGACCACCGCAATCAACAGCGCGTGATCGCGAACGAGCGCCGAGCCCCTCACGATCATCCGGGTGACCAGCGGCAGTTCCGCCCCGAAACTGTCGTAGAACGACGAAAACTCCGGCACCACCTTCAACACGATGATCGACACGACAATCAGCGCAAGCGTGATGAGCACCGCCGGATAGACGAGGGCGGAAAGGGTCCGGCGCTTCACGGCACCCACGACCTTGACGTAGCTCACGTAGCGGCGGAGCACGCCTTCGAGGCTTCCGCTCTTCTCGCCGGCAAGCAGCGATGCGGTGTACGCCCCGGGAAACAGATCGCCGTGTTCGGCAAACGCGTCAGACAACGAACTGCCGGCTCTGACGCTGTCGTAGACCGCGTCGAGCACCGATCGAAACGTGACGTGCATGACACGGCTGCGCAGGATGTCGAGGGACTGCACCAGTGGAAGGCCGGCTTTGAGCAGCGTCGCCAGCTCCTGGTTGAACACCAGGAACTCGCGCGTCGGAATGCGTTTACGCCGCCGCAGGGCAGGCAGCGACACTCTCGCCAGGAGACTCCTGGGCTGCAGCGAGATGACGCAGAAACCCTTCTGCTCGAGATCGTGCCGCAGGCCCGGCTCATCGTCAGCCAGACAGAACTGCTCCACGATCTCGCCTGCCTGCGTGCCCAGCCTGCAGCGATATTCCATCGCAACCCATGGAGAGTCAGATAATTACCGCGTTAACAAATTCCGCCCGATTATAGCAGGTTGCCGCACGGGATCCCGCCATTCAGACGACGGTTCATGTTCGACAACCGGATCGTTAGACGATATCAGGAACCGAAAAGACGGCCGCGGGGCTGGCCCGAGGGTCGTCACGGGCATCGGCGATCCGATCTGGGCGTGTCCTATTGCGGCTCGATGAACACATGGAACACCCGGATGCCGAGTTCCCGGGAATCGCGGCTGCCCGGTGTGACGACCGCCGGCACGAACGACTTGTCGAGCGCGATGCGAACCACCACCATGTCGTCGTTGCCGAACTGCACCGCCTTGAGTTGAATCCGCCGGATCTGTTCGTCGGGAGTGGTCACCTGGAAGGTGTCGACCACCGTGTCCCCGATCGAGATCGTGGCGGTCTGGGGCGCCGGGAACACCTGCGGCATGCCGGCGTAATGCAGGTAGAACGTGGCGTTGCGCCGGGGATTCCGGAAGCGAATCGTCGCGTCCTTTCTCGTCCACTGCCATTCGACGAACTGATTCTCGGCCGCCACCTCCGGACTGTGCCAGCCGTCGAGGAACGCCAGAAAGATGTTGTCGGTCTGCGGCTGCAGCTGGAGCGTCGCCACGCGGTACGACCGCTGTCCAACCAGTTGGCCCGACAGCGGTACGCGTTCGTTGGTGCCTGGCAGGTAGAGGCCAATCGCCACCGTCGCCTGGCCGATGTACGGGTAGACCGGCACGAACATCGTGCGCTTGTACTCGATAGGCGTCCCCGGGGTCCATCGCGTCGATGGAACCGGAGGCTTGTGGTCGTCGGTCCACATCAACTCGTCGTTGGCGTCCAGGAAGTGGGCCATTACCCAGTAGTCCTTGCCTAACTTCGCGCCAGGAGCCAGTTCGAAGCGATACGTCATCTCCACCGGGCTCCCCAGGGGAACCTTCGTGTGATTGAGCGCCAGGGTCGCCGAGCCAAGGGGGGCGGCATTGTCCTTCTTGCTGCCGCAGGCGCCGACGAGCAACACCAGGACGGCCAGGACCAACAGTCTTCGCATATGGGGTTCACCAGTTCAGAAGCAGAGACGGAGCGCGAACACGCCATGATACCTGCCGCTCCGCTTGCAGGCAACCGATCGAAGAGGGACTTGGGCGACGCGCCACGATCGGGGCGCGCCCTTGTCGGACGCCGCGACCGGTGCTCGGCCGTGGCCCAGGTTGCGTTGACCGCCCTGCAACGTGCGTGTTACCGTGGCGCTCAGACTCCGGCGGTCATTGATCGCGAAGACTCCATGACGATTTCGGGGGTGTTGATGCACCGACGACTCTGGCTGCTCGGCGGCGGCGCGGCGTTGGCCGGACTGCTGGTTGTGGCCTGCGGCCGCGCGATCGCGAGCCATCCGCCGGTGGCCACCTCGCAGCCAGCGCCACTCTCGGCCACCGCGACACCCGCGACCGCGGCCAGGACGGCCTCCATACTGCCCGCGCGGGACCCGGTCGACGCCCTCATCGCGCAATCGCAGACCCGGTTCGACGCCGGCGCCGCGGAGTTGACGCTCGGCCATCTGAGTCGGGCGAAAGCCGAGTTCGACGCCGCCATTGATTTGCTGCTGGGAACCCCGTCCGGAGTGCGATCCGATCGCCGCCTTCAGGAGCATTTCGATCGACTGGTCGATCGAATCAGCGCATTTGAGATGCGGGCGCTGGCCGAAGGCGACGGATTCGCCGAGAAGCCGACCGTACCCGCCTCCATCGATCAGTTGCTCGATCAGCCCGCGTCGGATCTTCCCGCCCCGAAAGCGGAACTGCGGGAGGTGGTCGAAGCCGATCTGCAGACGACCCTGCACGACATTCCCATTCCGCTCAATCCAAAGGTACTGTCGTGGATTGAGGTGTTCCAGGGGCGTTTGCGCGACTGGTTCCAGACCTCGATGCAGCGCGGCATGCCGTACCTCCCGATGATCCAGAACACGTTTCGGTCTCAAGGGCTGCCGCTCGATCTGGCCTATATCCCGATTGTGGAGAGCGCCTTCAGAACCGACGCGTTGTCGCGCGCGTCGGCCAGAGGGTTCTGGCAGCTCATGAAGGGCACCGCCGCCGAACAGGGACTCACACAGAACTGGTACATCGACGAGCGATCGAATCCTGAGAAGGCGACGCTGGCGGCGGCGAAGTATCTGAAACTGCTGAGCGGCATGTTCGATGGCGACTGGCACCTCGCGCTGGCGTCGTACAACGGCGGCCCCGGGTACATTCAGCGCACGGTGAAACGCACGGGGCAGCCTGATTTCTGGGCGCTGGCGGATGCGGCGTCCCGGCTGCCGCGAGAGACGCGCGAGTACGTGCCGATGGTGCTCGCGTCGATCGTCATCGCCCGCAATCCGGCGCGGTATGGTTTTTCGTTCGAGCCCGTCGCGCCGCCCGAGTACGAGACCGTGTCGCTGCCGGGGCCCGCCGATCTTCGCAGGATCGCCGAGTGGGCCGGCGTCCCGGTGGACGACATTCAGCGGCTGAATCCCGAACTGCGGCGTTGGACCACGCCTGTCCGCGGCGAGGCCTATGGCCTCCGCGTGCCCAGAGGCACCGCCCAGATCGTCGAACAGCGACTTGCCGAGTTGTCGCCGGAAGAACTGGCACCGCTTCAGTGGTACTCGGTGCGCCGCGGCGAGTCGCTGACGACCATCGCCAACAAGCTGCGCGTGCGCCGCACGGACCTCGCCGAGGCGAACTACCTGACCGTGAGGGCGGCGGTGAAACCGGGCCAGAAGCTGGTGATTCCACTGGCGCCGAGCACGCTGATGGCGTCGAGAAGCGCGCGGCCAGAACCTGTCGCGGCAGCAGCCGCATCGCCGGCCCGCATCGCTCCCCCGGCATCAGACACGGCCGATCGCGTCACCCTCACCTATTACGTGCGGAAAGGTGACTCGCTCTCCTCTATTGCTCTGCAGTTCCACACCACCGTCGCAAATCTCCGCTCGTGGAACGGTCTCAAGAGCAACCGCCTCATGCCAGGCGAGCGGCTCACGATCCGTCGGACGCGCCAGCATTAGCGCGAAGGTCGAGCGGAAATTGCCTGTCGCCCCGTCCTCGCCGGTTGCAGATTCTGCCACCGGTCGAGGCGGTCTCCTCGCGAGGTCTCCCAATCGTTGGAAGATCACGATGTCCGGGGCGTGCGCCGGCGGCCTGCCGTTTGCAGTGCCCTACCCGTGCTCGCCACGCTTCTCAGCGCCGCGGTCGTGGGTATCGACGCGACCATCGTCCAGGTAGAAGCCGATGTCTCGACCGGCCTGCCGGGGTTCACCATGGTCGGTCTTCCGGATCCGAGCGTCCGCGAGAGCCGCGATCGCGTCCGCACGGCGATTCGTAACTCGGGGTTTCCGTTTCCCGATCTGCGCGTCACCGTCAATCTCGGCCCCGCCGACGTACCGAAAATGGGATCCTCCTTCGACCTGCCCATCGCCCTGGCGGTGCTCGCCGCCACGGGCATCGTTTCGGATCGGGCGATCAATCACACCGTCGTCGTGGGCGAACTCTCGCTCGACGGATCCATTCAGGCAACCCGCGGCACTCTGTCTGTCGCGATCGCCGCTCGACGGGCCGGATGCGCACGGGTGCTGGTGCCGGTCAACAACGCCGCAGAAGGGCGCGTGGTTCTTGGCATCCGGACGCACCCGGTGGCGACACTGGCGGCTGCGGTCGACGCGCTCAACGGCGCAGAGCCTTCCGTCGACGCCGCGGGCCCCGCCCGGCCTCGGACCGACACCGCGATCGACGAGTGGGGCGATCTGGCTGACGTTCGCGGACAGACGTTCGCCAAGCGGGCTCTGGAGATTGCGGCCGGCGGCGAACATAGTCTCCTGCTGGTCGGACCTCCGGGTAGCGGCAAGACCATGCTGGCGCGGCGACTCTCGGGAATTCTGCCGCCCCTCACCGACGATGAGGCTCTCGAATCGACGTCGATCCACTCGGTGGCCGGCCTTCTGTCGCCCGGATCCGGTCTGCTGACCGCCCGGCCGTTTCGCGCGCCCCATCACACGATTTCGGACGTGGCCCTGGTGGGTGGCGGAAGACTGCCCCGGCCCGGGGAGTTGAGCCTGGCCCACAACGGGGTGCTCTTTCTCGACGAGATGCCCGAGTTCGATCGCCGCGCGCTCGAGGTCCTCCGTCAGCCGCTCGAGGAAGGGTGCGTGCGCATCGCGCGGGCGGCGCGGTCGACCGAGTTTCCATCCCGGGTGCTCTTTGTCGGCGCGATGAACCCGTGCAAGTGCGGGTACGCGGGGCATCCGATACGGGTGTGCCGCTGCACCCCGTTGC from Acidobacteriota bacterium includes these protein-coding regions:
- the pilM gene encoding pilus assembly protein PilM codes for the protein MKLTRLLRTPPPAVAVEITPRHVAAVEVSGGRAAGLRVSRYAVEPLAAGVVVPSLNASNVLRPEALTQALARVWERLGHTPRRIALALPDGVAKVSFVKFQQIPARSSDLDELIRFQIKKAAPFRLEESQISYSRGLETAEGQEFVVVQARRDLIGEYEAACQASGATAGLVDLATFNVLNAALAGDTTLQGDWLLVHVTPGEAALAIVRGPDIAFFRHRGSDGDGSLGDLVHQTAMFYQDRLGGAGFSRVLVAGGTLADSGQTARLTIETRLGRPVESVDPMKAVGFSDRSSLSPDLADALTAAIGLAIAGRTAGSNGDA
- a CDS encoding GspE/PulE family protein yields the protein MPDAAGDPAADLALAHRLADRYRLDFVDLEHFRIDHDLFRSIPADLMLRYHFVPYRRDGRALAIVVADPSDLAVIDELEVVLSTPLRVMVGTRSAIESILQKSESSQRVLDEATEGFQIQLLKDDDSGDENLTVERLTSDINPMIRLVDSTIFTAIQRRASDIHIETQDDAVSVKYRIDGVLQSAFRPIAKQHHSAIISRIKVMAELDIAEKRVPQDGRFRLRLPGKTIDFRVSIMPSVHGEDAVIRILDKESLSEQFSELRLDILGFPEDELRRFRKYIAEPYGMVLVTGPTGSGKTTTLYAALSEIKSSEDKIITIEDPVEYQLTGITQIPINEKKGLTFARGLRSILRHDPDKIMVGEIRDPETAQIAIQSALTGHLVFTTVHANNVLDVLGRFLNMGVEPYQFVSALNCVLAQRLVRCICTQCRRPATISRLMLDESGLDSALLQSRVFYEGAGCVECGGTGYKGRTAICELLDLSDRIREMILERKPTSEIKKQARDEGMRFLRESAVEAVLRGVTTLREINKVTFVE
- a CDS encoding type II secretion system F family protein, producing the protein MEYRCRLGTQAGEIVEQFCLADDEPGLRHDLEQKGFCVISLQPRSLLARVSLPALRRRKRIPTREFLVFNQELATLLKAGLPLVQSLDILRSRVMHVTFRSVLDAVYDSVRAGSSLSDAFAEHGDLFPGAYTASLLAGEKSGSLEGVLRRYVSYVKVVGAVKRRTLSALVYPAVLITLALIVVSIIVLKVVPEFSSFYDSFGAELPLVTRMIVRGSALVRDHALLIAVVVLGGGAGAWNWIGRQHQRARFDRAVLRVPWIGSTVQRFATSQLTRTLATLLGGGLPLVTAIDIAARSGGNQHLSEQMRLVGARVREGEPFASALAARGVFPPVAIKMAEVGEATGALEDMLTSVADFYDEEIETELGRFVALIEPMLLVIMGLVIASLLLALYMPLFQLSSVVGTR
- a CDS encoding YifB family Mg chelatase-like AAA ATPase, with translation MLATLLSAAVVGIDATIVQVEADVSTGLPGFTMVGLPDPSVRESRDRVRTAIRNSGFPFPDLRVTVNLGPADVPKMGSSFDLPIALAVLAATGIVSDRAINHTVVVGELSLDGSIQATRGTLSVAIAARRAGCARVLVPVNNAAEGRVVLGIRTHPVATLAAAVDALNGAEPSVDAAGPARPRTDTAIDEWGDLADVRGQTFAKRALEIAAGGEHSLLLVGPPGSGKTMLARRLSGILPPLTDDEALESTSIHSVAGLLSPGSGLLTARPFRAPHHTISDVALVGGGRLPRPGELSLAHNGVLFLDEMPEFDRRALEVLRQPLEEGCVRIARAARSTEFPSRVLFVGAMNPCKCGYAGHPIRVCRCTPLQRELYTGRISGPLLDRIDLCAEVPWVPPDVLADERPQEPSTVIRERVLRARERQEARRGETGVRINALLKGRMLRRFARLDAEGRSLLDAAVRRLALSGRAHDRILRVARTIADLAGDVNVLPEHVAEALQYRLTA